From Felis catus isolate Fca126 chromosome B4, F.catus_Fca126_mat1.0, whole genome shotgun sequence:
GTAGGAGTTGACTAAGAATTCCCAAGCTAAAATGACTATAACATAAGGCTTGTGCACCCCAATTTGAGGGCTATTTCTCACCTTTTTTATCTTGGTCAATTCCACTCACCCTTCTAGATTCAAACTCCATGAGAAAAGGAatcattttttactgttttatgcTTACCCCAGGACACTATCTGGCAGTTAGTAGGTACCccaaaaatgttgaataaatgaattttagttATTGTTATCTTAATAATCTTAGCAATAATGTTAAATACTTTTACTGGTTAAATATGACTTTTCAAATTGTCTTCACTTTATTAGATGCATCATACAGTGTGGTTAGGAGTAGAGGATAATTTTCCATAATGGATGTTAGACTATACCCTGACCTATTAGAGCCTCCAATCTGCTATCTTAACTGCTGATGTTAGCAACCAGCCCTGCtagaaataggagaaaatgtcacacacaaaaataatggCTTCTTCTTATTCTTCCCTGGGTTTCTTACCTTTCCAAAATCCTAAAAATGGTTCTAAAACTTGATAGGAAATTATTCAGCTGCAtaataacaaaacataaaaacagtcAAAAGTGTCGGAACGGAACACCCCAAGCCTATTACTCAACAGGAAGAGACTATGAAGAATTATCTTCTGGAATAAGCGACTTGACTAAAAATGTAGCTTGTTCCTACATTGTCTGACCATTGATCCCTTGTACTGTCTTCACTCTTTTCATTTACAGAATGAAGTCATAGTGAACATAGCCTATAATTATCCCTGCTTGGGGGTAAAATAAGAAGACCTTATGTTTCCATCTACTTTTTCAGGCACTGACTAGAAAGGCCAAAACCAAGGTCGACTGTCATCCCAAAGGCCATTTATAGGTGAAGGGTGTCCTACCAGAGCtctgggagggaaaaaggaaaggaaagagaaacaaaaagaaaagaatgcaataataatagaggggggaaaaaaccctctgCAATAGCTCTGCTTTATTGCCTTCATAAAAAATGGTCTTAGCCCTGTACACAGCCTTATGCTTTAAATGCTAACTAAGGCTCATCAAGCAACTAATAGAAGGCTATGTGCTTCACATGCATGATATCATTTGAGTCAGTCCTCAACAAAAATCTGTAAGACAACCACTGCTATCTTGAGGAAACCAAGAGCTAGTACTTGTCTATGTACACATAAACAGAAATTAACTTAGCTAGGACTTGAAGGGCTTTCTTTCCAATCTAGAACCCATGTATATCATCCTTATATTGTACTGCTTTCTCAACCGCCATACTTGTGTTCATTGGACCATGGCAAGCtgcaattaaaatgttttacttcctTGCTTGTGCCTTGGTCACCACCTTTCTCATCTGAATCCTGACACTCCCTCGTGGTCTAGTGGTTAGGATTCGGTGCTCTCTCATCCCAATCCTATTTGGAGTCAATGTATATCAAGAATGTAAACTAACAAGCTATGAGCACAGTGTGCAGAACAGGAGCCGTAAGGAGGCACCTTGGAGTGGAGGGGGCCACATAGAATTCTGAAATACAAAGTAGCTATAGTGTGAGTCTTGTTTCCACTAAAACTGTTTTCAAAGAGAAGTGATTATATGTATTGCAACCCCACCCCTAGGCCCCACCCCTTACCTCATGGGTACCGCTACTCCACCATGGAGGGGTACAGAATTCAGAATTCCCCCAAAAAAGATAGCCGAGGAAGGAATCTGAGCACCCTCCAGCCACCCCTCCAGCTCCCAAATCATCTTACAGCCTTagtaaaagagaggaaagagatttACCTGCTGCTATTGAGGCTGAAGCCTGAAAGTCATGTATAACCTTTGAAGGACTGTAATAGTTTTAATCACAGGAATGGCATCTTTTTGACAGGCAGGACAGAGAAAAGAGCTGAACCACTCTGCAAATACTAACCAGGCTATTTTGGAGCAATGGCTATTGCCTTTGAAATCTTTCATCATGGGTCTATACTTAGAATTCAGatgagcctgggggaggggaatggagcAGTGTTAATCCCCAGTTGTTTTGAAGTTGTCCTGTAAACAGGTTAGCATCTAAACTATCTTAAATGGAACCATTCAATGCCTTATTTAAATTGTAGGATTCTCTCCTAGTATTTTGTTTAACCTGTTCTGCATACAGATTGTCACATCGTCCTGGAGGTGACACTTCTCAGTTTTCTTTCAAACTAGATATTCTAGAGAGCGCTGGCTGGAATCACATTGGTAGACTGATGCTCCCTGACAGCTAAAAGTTGGATTGAGTTTCAGGAGCTACTATATATAAAGCTGGGGCGACTTATGTCACCGCACTAATTAAATGCCATCTGGGTGGTTCCTCTGGGTTTTTGAGCCCATCACCCAGTTCAGACCGAGTCAGAGGCCAAGGAGGAGAACATGATGATGGACCTTTTTGAAACTGGCTCCTATTTCTTCTACTTGGACGGGGAAAATGTTACCTTGCAGCCATTAGAAGTGGCAGAGGGCTCTCCTTTGTACCCAGGGAGTGATGGTACTTTGTCCCCCTGCCAGGACCAAATGCCCCCGGAAGCTGGGAGCGACAGCAGCGGAGAGGAACATGTCCTGGCGCCCCCAGGCCTgcagcctccccactgccccGGCCAATGTCTGATCTGGGCTTGCAAGACGTGCAAAAGAAAATCTGCCCCCACTGACCGGCGGAAAGCTGCCACCCTGCGCGAGAGGAGGCGGCTAAAGAAAATCAACGAGGCCTTCGAGGCACTGAAGCGGCGGACTGTGGCCAACCCCAACCAGAGGCTGCCCAAGGTGGAGATTCTTCGGAGCGCCATCAGCTACATAGAGCGGCTGCAGGATCTGCTCCATCAGCTGGATCAACAGGAGAAAATGCAGGAGCTAGGGGTGGACCCCTTCAGCTACAGACCCAAGCAAGAGAATGTAAGCCCAGCTGCTGCCGGGGCAGGGGAACGCAAAGGCTGATTAGACGCTTTCCTTGGGGCCTTAACCTCCAGCTGCTGGGTCTCCGTTCCAGTTCCCGTTCCTCGCCCGCCCCTCCCGCTCCCTCTCGAATGAACCCCCAGTGACCCGTCCACTCGGGGTGCCTGCCACAGGCAGGAAATTCGTACCCGGCCCGAGGAAGCAGGGGAGACACCCCCACCAggctcccccactccctccccggAACCGACGTTTCTTTCCTAATCTTCTGCGGCCTTGGTTTTTCTCCAGCTGGAGGGTGCGGATTTCCTGCGCACCTGCAGCTCCCAGTGGCCAAGTGTTTCGGATCATTCCAGGGGGCTCGTGATAACTGCCAAGGAAGGTAAAGTAAAAGAAGGGCGCTGGGCTGTGCCGGAGAACACGCcgggaggggggctggggtgaAAGGGTAGAAAGGGCTCGGAGCCTCGGCGCGGCGGGGACGCACCATGCAAGGGGCGAGCTCCTCGCGCGCGGCCACCGGGTCCTCCCGCACTGCCCGCGCGGCCTCGCGCCGCGCCCGGGGCTGCCTCGTCTTTCACTCCTTGGGTGCTAtgcttgtgtttctctttttctgcgcTCAGGAGGGGCAAGCATGGACTCGTCAGCCTCGAGTAGCCTTCGATGCCTTTCTTCCATCGTGGACAGCATTTCCTCAGAGGAACGCAAACTCCCCTGCGTGGAAGAGGTGGTGGAGAAGTAACTGGGAGCCGGAGTTTGGGATGCTCTCCACGCAGCGGCAAgatcccaccctccctccttcgcCTGATCCTTTAGACGGGGTCACATTACATTAATATTTAGGAACTCAGACCCACGAGTTTATGAAAGGGAAGGAGACATGTTCACAGAGAAACTTCTCAGAAACTGTCGTGCACGCTCACATGAAAAAGCCTCCGGCTTTGGGCTTTTACTTTTGGAACCGCGAGTGGCTTAGGTCTAGCAGCCttactttgcttttgtttggttAGTTGTGCAACATATTACTTTTATTACGGCGATCCTTTTGTGCCATGTTCAAAAGAAGTTCATTCCTGTCCGAAGCAAAGTGGGAACGTTGCATCTAAATGTTAGTGGTACtgaatgtatttttgtaaataatcttagtactttcattttttatgtaaACCCaagaagtaatattttaaatgtggagTGACGGATTGCATATAAAAATGTGCGAGGATCCTGATACcgtaatattaaaaaatgagtttctttCTGAACAAAGTTGGTCCTAATTTGATTGAACTGAAAAGTATGCTTGGGACTATGTGCACATAAATAAAGAGAAGCCCTATTTTAATTTAGATGCCACACCACCCCATTTATTTGGATGTTTTCTTAAAAGCTGATTTAAAGGGAGGAAAACATTGTTTTCCTATGTCTGAATTAAACTGTTCACCTTTCTATCTCATATAGACCAACACTTGTGGTTAAAAGTGAAGAATATTCAGAAGGAATCGgccctttttccttttatcagcATTTCCCCCCCATGTTTTAACTGTCCTATATGTGGAGATCTGGGGGAGATTAACTTACCCAAAGTTAATTGCTGAATTTTCAATCCAGTAAAATCTCACTGTTGCAAAAAATAGCCACACAAAAACTCTGATTTGCCTCAAAAGATCGTTAGCTAATTTAGTCCAAATTACTGTCCCTCCTTGACTTTCCAGGCCCCGCCCTTCATGGAGAAAAGTGCATCCGGGGTACCCATGCCTGGCAcgggcctcccagcctccctagTTTTCTTGAACCAGACTGGTGGTTAGAAGACTGGAATATATCCTCGAGGCCCCGTGTGGCTCGAGTTTGTTTTGCaaatagaaagataaaagaaGGGAACAATCTGTCTCTTGAGGTGGGGGAGGCCTCTCTGAAGGACAGGTTGCTCCAAGAGAGGGAAGGGTTAAATGGTTGAGGgcaaaagacaacaacaacacacaTGAAACCTCTTAGCTGGACCAAATAGCAAAGCCCCAGAGAGTCTTGAAGCCCCAGGAGCTCCTCACTGCCGGGATTTTACAACGTGTGCCAGGTTTGTTTATCCTGTAACTTCAGGAAGAAACGACCACCAAGAATCACAGTGGGAAGTGAAGCCGAGGAGAGGGCCAAGCCGTTTCTTTGGAATTGCTACTTCTTGCATTCTGTAAATgccacctccctccagcacccATCTCCACACTTaacttcttccctctttttccctaCAGCTAGCCTAAATTTACAAATGCGAAAATCAAATCCTATTCAATATTTTCCAACCCAACCTTGCTTCCTAACTACAGTCTGGACATTCCTGTTGCACACCACAGAAGTTCCAGATACCGCCACAGACAGCGCCCCCTGCAGGCATGGAGCGGTATCTTGCCCCTTTTCTGGCTCCAAGGGCCTCTCCAAGTCATGGTTACTCTGTCTTCTGAGCACCTGGATAATTTTAGTTTCTCCTAGAATACGTGTAAAGTGCAGGAAGGTTCATAGAGGAAACTGACACTGATATATAATCTCTCCCAGAGGTTTGGGAAAAGCAGGTGGGAGTGTTCCTGGATGCAAACGGCTGAGTCTCTGTGGGCACTGACTACCTAGATTCAATCCAGGCTGCTACTGTGTAGCCTTGGGCTATCCCAGCCCCTCTCTTCtcgttttctcatttataaaataattgtgaCAACAATAATAGTGCCTAACTGCGGGTGTGAAGATTTCACTGAGGTGACACACAATCAAGGGCTTGCTTAGCCAAAGCAGAGCACCAAATAAATACTAAACGTCGgccctctttatttttcattagtaaATCTAAATTGACCATCAGGAGGCTTCTCTTCCACCGAAAGCCACAGTTCCTTCAGTTACTGTTTCCTACCTTGCAGGCGCTATTTGGGGAAAGTATTAATAACACTGAAATCAGCAATATGAATGACTCATTCTTAGTATTTTACATATTGACTCATAATCCTACAACTACTACAACTACTTGTGGGAGACAAactgttatttcttttgagaaaaggaTTCTTTGGAACAGAGATGTTCTTGTATTTTAAGTGTAGAGCCAGAGCTTGGAGCCAGAACCTATCAGGGGCTTCCAGCCTGATCTCTCAATCCCCCTGCACCCTGAAAGAAAAGccttggaaaataagaaagaacattTATGGTCTAGAATAATTGGTTCTCTTCAACAATTGTTTTCCAAACATTCTTTCTCAAGAGTGATTAGCTAGTGAACCCCAAATTAGGGCAGTAATTGAATTAGAGGTAAGCGGTAAAGTATTTCAAATTATCCAATCAGAACAtgtatgaatatgaatatatcttGGTGGTTAGTATATCCATTAGCCATGCTTATTATGTATCTATGATTTTTTCTTCCTGGGAATCAATACAGATTTTTCCTTCAagtgtgtgtctatatgtgtatgtatacatatatacatacacatatagacacatacatacatacatatatagacacatactatgtatatacacatcacatattatatataaaatataataaagatgtgTCTAAAATATAGGTATGTATATGTGCTACAGAGTCATGCCACAACTGAAAGCAAATATCATAAATGACCAGGTGCACTAATTTACTTTATGACTGCACATATAGTTATAATAAGATCTGTGTTATAAACTGTTTAGCAGCAGAATGCTTTTTATCAATTCATGGGCTTTATTTGCTGATGGATTTTATTTAGTCTTTGCAAACCCAATCTTCTCTATCTCTCCTCGCTAGGTAACTTGAGAAATTGTTTG
This genomic window contains:
- the MYF6 gene encoding myogenic factor 6, translated to MMMDLFETGSYFFYLDGENVTLQPLEVAEGSPLYPGSDGTLSPCQDQMPPEAGSDSSGEEHVLAPPGLQPPHCPGQCLIWACKTCKRKSAPTDRRKAATLRERRRLKKINEAFEALKRRTVANPNQRLPKVEILRSAISYIERLQDLLHQLDQQEKMQELGVDPFSYRPKQENLEGADFLRTCSSQWPSVSDHSRGLVITAKEGGASMDSSASSSLRCLSSIVDSISSEERKLPCVEEVVEK